Proteins from a single region of Nocardioides anomalus:
- a CDS encoding homocysteine S-methyltransferase family protein, producing the protein MELLAERRWVTDGGLETDLIFHHGVDLPEFAAFPLVEDEGGRALLTDYYEAYAAIAARAGAGLLLESPTWRANPDWGARLGYDAADLDRVNRAAVALMHERREAHPELEVLVGGIVGPRGDGYVAGDRLDPAAYAEHHRPQLASVRAADADLATALTLTGADEAMGIVAAARDVGIPVAIGFTVETDGRLPDGTALAQAVATVDAAGGPDWYLVNCAHPSHVAPALEGDGPWHRVAGLRPNASRASHAELDQAEELDDGDPEQLSRDCQDLAGRLPGLRVLGGCCGTDARHVAALWGV; encoded by the coding sequence ATGGAGCTGCTCGCCGAGCGCCGCTGGGTCACCGATGGTGGCCTGGAGACCGACCTGATCTTCCACCACGGTGTGGACCTGCCCGAGTTCGCCGCGTTCCCCCTGGTCGAGGACGAGGGCGGTCGCGCGCTGCTGACCGACTACTACGAGGCGTACGCCGCGATCGCGGCGCGGGCTGGCGCCGGGCTGCTGCTCGAGTCCCCGACGTGGCGGGCCAACCCGGACTGGGGCGCGCGTCTCGGCTACGACGCCGCCGACCTCGACCGGGTCAACCGGGCCGCGGTGGCGCTCATGCACGAGCGCCGCGAGGCGCACCCCGAGCTCGAGGTCCTGGTCGGGGGGATCGTCGGCCCGCGCGGCGACGGCTACGTGGCCGGCGACCGGCTCGACCCCGCGGCGTACGCCGAGCACCACCGGCCCCAGCTGGCGTCGGTGCGGGCGGCCGACGCCGACCTGGCCACCGCCCTCACCCTGACCGGCGCCGACGAGGCCATGGGGATCGTCGCCGCCGCGCGCGACGTGGGCATCCCGGTGGCCATCGGGTTCACCGTCGAGACCGACGGCCGGCTCCCGGACGGCACGGCGCTGGCGCAGGCCGTCGCGACCGTCGACGCGGCCGGCGGCCCGGACTGGTACCTCGTCAACTGCGCCCACCCGAGCCACGTCGCGCCGGCGCTGGAGGGGGACGGGCCGTGGCACCGGGTGGCCGGGCTGCGGCCCAACGCGAGCCGGGCGTCGCACGCCGAGCTGGACCAGGCCGAGGAGCTCGACGACGGCGACCCCGAGCAGCTGAGCCGGGACTGCCAGGACCTCGCCGGGAGGCTCCCCGGCCTGCGCGTCCTGGGTGGCTGCTGCGGCACCGACGCCCGGCACGTGGCCGCACTGTGGGGTGTCTGA